Proteins encoded together in one Prochlorococcus marinus str. GP2 window:
- the rseP gene encoding RIP metalloprotease RseP, translating into MNVLTSITVLGFLIFFHEMGHFLAAILQGIYVDGFSIGFGPSIIQKNFKGITYSFRAFPLGGFVSFPDEEQKNIDPKDPNLLKNRPIIQRVIVISAGVLANLLLAYTILIINVTTIGIPYDPEPGILVLATQPDKAAFKAGLEPGDKILKIEGKFLGVGDKAVSELVKEIQSSANSPIQIEIDREGILKQITLFPKKIDGKGTIGAQLQPNIRKETIKTKSFYDLFSYTNKEFSSLLVKTIQGYKGLITNFASTAQQLSGPVKIVEIGAQLSQQGGTGILLFAALISINLAVLNSLPLPLLDGGQLLFTLIEGLRGKPVPAKVQIAVTQSSFFLLVGLSVLLIIRDTSQLLIVQRLLNQ; encoded by the coding sequence ATGAACGTTTTAACCTCAATTACAGTTTTAGGATTCCTAATTTTTTTTCATGAAATGGGGCATTTCCTCGCAGCAATACTTCAAGGAATATATGTAGATGGATTTTCAATCGGTTTTGGGCCTTCAATCATACAAAAAAATTTTAAAGGAATTACATATTCATTTAGAGCATTTCCTCTAGGAGGATTTGTATCTTTTCCTGATGAGGAGCAAAAAAATATTGATCCAAAAGATCCAAATCTTTTAAAAAATAGACCAATCATACAACGAGTAATCGTCATATCAGCGGGAGTTTTAGCCAACTTATTGCTCGCTTATACAATCCTAATTATTAATGTCACAACTATAGGAATTCCATATGATCCTGAACCTGGGATCTTAGTTTTGGCAACTCAGCCAGACAAAGCTGCTTTTAAAGCGGGATTAGAACCAGGAGATAAAATCTTAAAAATCGAGGGCAAATTTCTTGGAGTAGGAGATAAAGCAGTATCTGAACTTGTAAAAGAAATTCAAAGTTCCGCAAATAGTCCGATCCAAATAGAAATTGATAGGGAAGGAATACTAAAACAAATAACACTTTTCCCAAAAAAAATTGATGGGAAAGGTACGATAGGTGCTCAATTACAACCTAATATCAGAAAAGAAACTATAAAGACAAAAAGTTTCTATGATCTTTTTAGTTACACCAATAAAGAATTTTCTTCTCTTTTAGTAAAAACAATTCAAGGATATAAGGGATTAATTACAAATTTCGCTTCTACTGCTCAACAATTGAGTGGGCCTGTAAAAATAGTTGAAATTGGTGCACAGCTTTCTCAGCAGGGTGGGACCGGAATATTATTATTTGCTGCTTTAATATCAATAAATTTAGCAGTGCTTAATTCCTTACCTCTCCCATTATTGGATGGAGGACAACTTTTATTCACTTTAATTGAGGGATTAAGAGGAAAGCCAGTGCCTGCTAAGGTTCAAATCGCAGTAACACAATCAAGCTTTTTTCTTTTAGTGGGACTTAGTGTCCTTCTAATAATAAGAGATACAAGTCAATTATTAATTGTTCAGAGATTACTTAATCAATAA
- the serS gene encoding serine--tRNA ligase has translation MLDQKLIRENPTSVEENLSLRGKVYNISHIHELTIKKKEIDITVSNLQFESKKLSKLIGQEINKSQNNNSSELNNLKKKGNEYRIKISEFEEKQRILDKEIDNEISNLPNFPSKDAPIGKNEGDNIQVKTWGEPLIKDNLKSHWEIGESLNLFDSIKSSKTSKSRFITLIGNGARLERALINFMLDMHTKNGYLELIPPALVNSESLTGSGQLPKFSNESFKCSNDDLWLSPTAEVPLTAFHKNEIIDPKQLPIKYVAYSPCFRREAGSYGRDTKGLIRLHQFNKVELYWFCEPSKSLEAHKRITSDAENILKELNLPYRLVDICTGDLGFSSSRTFDLEVWLPNSKRYREISSCSNCRDFQARRSSIRTKIDKKTSYIHTLNGSGLAVGRTMAAILENGQQQDGSVKIPDALIPYFGESQIKND, from the coding sequence GTGTTAGATCAAAAATTAATAAGGGAAAATCCAACATCCGTTGAAGAGAATTTATCTTTAAGAGGAAAAGTCTATAACATATCCCACATACACGAATTAACTATTAAAAAAAAGGAAATTGATATAACAGTATCAAATCTTCAATTTGAAAGTAAAAAATTAAGTAAATTAATTGGTCAAGAAATTAACAAATCTCAAAACAATAATTCTTCAGAACTAAATAATTTAAAGAAAAAAGGAAATGAATACAGAATTAAGATCTCTGAATTTGAAGAAAAACAGAGAATTTTAGATAAAGAAATAGATAATGAGATTTCTAATTTACCTAATTTCCCAAGCAAAGATGCACCAATTGGAAAAAACGAAGGCGATAATATCCAAGTAAAAACTTGGGGAGAACCTCTGATAAAGGATAATCTTAAATCTCACTGGGAGATAGGGGAAAGTCTCAATCTTTTTGACTCTATAAAATCATCAAAAACATCTAAAAGTCGTTTCATTACACTTATTGGTAATGGAGCAAGATTAGAGAGGGCATTGATAAATTTCATGCTCGATATGCATACCAAAAATGGATATTTAGAGTTAATACCTCCAGCTTTAGTAAATTCAGAAAGTCTTACGGGATCAGGACAATTACCTAAATTTTCGAATGAAAGTTTTAAGTGTTCTAATGACGATTTATGGCTTTCTCCAACAGCTGAAGTTCCTTTAACTGCTTTTCATAAAAATGAGATTATTGATCCAAAGCAGTTACCTATAAAATATGTTGCTTATAGCCCATGTTTTAGAAGAGAAGCTGGAAGTTATGGAAGAGATACTAAAGGTTTAATAAGACTTCATCAATTTAATAAAGTAGAACTGTATTGGTTTTGTGAACCAAGTAAATCTTTGGAGGCTCATAAAAGAATTACTTCTGATGCAGAAAACATTTTAAAAGAGCTCAACCTACCTTACAGATTGGTAGATATTTGTACTGGAGATTTAGGTTTTTCCTCCAGCAGAACTTTTGATCTTGAGGTATGGTTACCGAATAGTAAAAGGTATAGAGAAATTTCAAGTTGTAGTAATTGCAGAGACTTTCAAGCTCGTCGTTCTTCAATAAGAACAAAAATTGATAAAAAAACTTCATACATTCACACTTTAAATGGAAGTGGTTTAGCCGTTGGGAGAACTATGGCAGCAATTCTTGAGAATGGTCAGCAACAAGATGGCAGTGTAAAAATCCCTGATGCACTTATTCCATATTTTGGTGAATCTCAAATAAAAAATGATTAG
- a CDS encoding AAA family ATPase — translation MNSWCRNLELLIKSRTSLIWIRTKEEERLEKLINFSCERLKINKFVCWDFVSGIKGLINEEGKFSNNPLGVLNWLKEQSSEASTVLLVKDFHKFYDDPSINRTIKELSYSLKETNHNLVISSHLFPSSEELEELMTIIDLPLPDQKELKNLIKKIAINTNSNLDEQDLIELSTASSGLTEIRVKQVTAKALAQRGKISKEDIKDILEEKKQVIARSEILEFFEAKSSQDDIGGLKVLKVWLNQRYRAFSKEARDYGLPIPKGVLLVGAQGTGKSLTAKSISKSWSMPLLRLDVGRLFSSLVGSSEARTRETILRAEAMSPCILWIDEIDKGFGGDARSDGGTSQRVLASLLTWMAEKESAVFVIATANAIDKLPAELLRKGRFDEIFFLDLPNSEERLSILDLHLKKRRPSYNFPLSTIIDRTDGFSGAELEQVVIEGMHISFSENRELMEKDLIKAVSELVPLSRTAKEQIDLLKKWSSTGRARSAS, via the coding sequence ATGAATTCTTGGTGTAGAAATTTAGAATTATTAATAAAATCAAGAACTTCACTAATATGGATAAGAACTAAAGAAGAGGAAAGATTAGAAAAATTAATTAATTTTTCATGTGAAAGATTAAAAATAAATAAATTTGTTTGCTGGGATTTCGTTAGCGGTATTAAGGGTTTAATAAATGAAGAGGGTAAATTTTCTAACAATCCGTTAGGAGTACTTAATTGGCTTAAGGAACAAAGTTCTGAAGCTTCAACAGTTTTATTAGTAAAAGATTTTCATAAATTTTATGATGATCCATCTATTAATAGAACTATTAAAGAACTATCTTATTCTCTAAAGGAAACGAATCATAATTTAGTTATCAGTTCACATTTGTTCCCATCATCAGAAGAACTAGAAGAATTAATGACAATTATAGATTTACCTTTACCTGATCAAAAAGAATTAAAAAATCTAATAAAAAAAATTGCTATTAATACCAATTCAAATCTTGATGAACAAGACTTAATTGAACTTTCTACGGCTTCAAGTGGATTAACAGAAATAAGAGTAAAGCAAGTCACTGCAAAAGCCTTAGCACAAAGAGGAAAAATAAGTAAAGAAGATATTAAAGATATTCTTGAAGAAAAAAAACAAGTTATCGCCAGAAGTGAAATTCTAGAATTTTTCGAAGCTAAATCAAGTCAAGATGATATAGGTGGTTTAAAGGTTTTAAAAGTTTGGCTCAATCAAAGATATAGAGCCTTCTCTAAAGAAGCTAGAGACTATGGGCTACCCATTCCCAAAGGAGTCTTACTCGTTGGAGCCCAAGGAACAGGGAAATCGCTTACCGCAAAATCTATTTCTAAGAGTTGGTCGATGCCGCTCCTTAGGTTGGATGTGGGAAGACTATTTTCTAGCCTTGTAGGTTCAAGCGAGGCAAGAACAAGAGAAACAATATTGCGAGCTGAGGCTATGTCACCTTGTATCCTTTGGATCGATGAAATTGATAAGGGATTTGGTGGAGATGCTAGAAGTGATGGAGGGACAAGTCAAAGAGTTTTAGCAAGTTTGTTAACTTGGATGGCTGAAAAAGAATCAGCCGTATTCGTAATTGCCACCGCTAATGCTATAGATAAGCTTCCCGCGGAATTATTACGGAAGGGAAGGTTTGATGAAATATTTTTTCTTGATTTACCTAATTCAGAAGAAAGATTAAGCATTCTTGACTTACACTTAAAAAAAAGAAGACCAAGTTATAATTTCCCCCTCTCTACTATTATTGATAGAACAGATGGATTCTCAGGAGCAGAGCTTGAACAAGTAGTAATAGAGGGGATGCACATTTCATTTTCTGAAAATAGAGAGCTTATGGAGAAAGATTTGATAAAGGCAGTTTCTGAATTAGTTCCCTTATCTAGAACAGCTAAAGAACAAATTGATTTACTAAAAAAATGGTCATCAACAGGAAGAGCCCGTTCTGCATCCTAA
- the yidC gene encoding membrane protein insertase YidC, whose protein sequence is MIGFISEKLLIPILDFFYGLVPSYGLAIVALTVVIRIALFPLSAGSIRSARRMKIAQPVMQKRQAEIKSKFSGDPKKQQEELGKLMNEFGSPLAGCLPLIVQMPVLFALFATLRGSPFADVPYNINLKVVPQDQVAAIDPKPYKSPRHSIFITEKSHFPVVASIPSGTKLGTEESVKINLQTTNGNSYSEVLSKYDNGSKFLPTWTVSKGSENLKVSQDGTVTAIKPGDATIEAKIPGLAAKSGFLFIKALGQVGFYVDGAINWDIAALVGAFGLTLLLSQVLSSQGMPANPQQSTANKITPIMITGMFLFFPLPAGVLLYMVVANIFQAFQTFLLNKEALPENLQKILDQQLLAKDSVITTSASTISDKRLPFEPNSKK, encoded by the coding sequence GTGATAGGGTTCATTTCTGAAAAATTACTTATCCCGATTCTAGATTTTTTCTACGGTTTAGTTCCTAGTTATGGTTTAGCGATTGTTGCATTAACAGTCGTAATTAGAATTGCACTTTTCCCTCTAAGCGCTGGCTCCATTAGAAGCGCAAGGAGGATGAAGATTGCCCAACCAGTTATGCAAAAAAGACAAGCAGAAATAAAATCTAAGTTTTCAGGTGATCCAAAGAAACAGCAAGAAGAACTTGGAAAATTAATGAATGAGTTTGGTAGCCCCTTAGCAGGTTGCCTTCCTTTAATTGTACAAATGCCCGTTTTGTTCGCATTATTTGCAACTTTAAGAGGATCACCATTCGCGGATGTCCCATACAACATAAATCTCAAAGTAGTTCCACAGGATCAAGTAGCGGCTATTGATCCAAAACCCTATAAATCTCCAAGACACTCTATATTCATTACAGAAAAATCTCATTTTCCTGTAGTAGCTTCAATCCCCAGTGGAACAAAATTAGGGACAGAAGAATCAGTAAAAATAAATTTACAAACAACAAACGGCAATAGCTATTCGGAAGTTTTATCTAAATATGATAATGGATCAAAATTTCTACCCACTTGGACCGTTTCTAAAGGATCCGAAAATCTTAAAGTTTCTCAAGACGGTACAGTAACAGCAATTAAACCAGGGGATGCAACAATCGAGGCAAAGATCCCAGGTCTAGCTGCTAAAAGTGGTTTTCTTTTTATTAAAGCTCTTGGTCAAGTTGGATTTTATGTAGATGGGGCAATTAATTGGGATATTGCAGCACTAGTTGGTGCCTTTGGATTAACCCTACTTCTTTCTCAAGTTCTATCTAGTCAAGGGATGCCTGCGAATCCACAGCAATCGACAGCAAATAAAATTACACCAATCATGATTACTGGAATGTTCCTGTTTTTCCCGCTACCAGCAGGAGTTTTACTATATATGGTTGTTGCTAATATATTTCAGGCATTTCAGACTTTTCTTCTTAATAAAGAAGCTCTTCCTGAGAATCTACAAAAAATTTTGGATCAACAATTATTGGCCAAAGATTCAGTAATAACAACTTCTGCTTCAACTATTTCAGATAAAAGATTACCTTTCGAGCCAAACAGTAAAAAGTAA
- a CDS encoding PH domain-containing protein, producing MINMKEETFYEGGPAKSDLIINLLAGITILGLPFTFAAIVRALWLRYKITNKRITIDGGWFGKNKTQVSLSNIEEIRSIPRGFGSYGDMVLILNDGSKVEMKSLPLFREKQKFIEENINKRSQIPNLKEVEGFATKS from the coding sequence ATGATTAACATGAAAGAAGAAACGTTTTACGAAGGTGGGCCCGCAAAAAGTGATTTAATAATAAATCTACTTGCAGGCATAACTATTCTTGGATTGCCATTTACCTTTGCTGCAATAGTTAGAGCATTGTGGTTGAGATATAAAATTACAAACAAAAGAATTACAATTGATGGCGGATGGTTTGGCAAAAACAAAACACAAGTTTCATTAAGTAACATCGAAGAAATTAGATCAATTCCAAGAGGATTCGGATCATACGGTGATATGGTTCTTATCCTTAATGACGGATCAAAGGTTGAAATGAAATCATTACCTTTATTCAGAGAAAAGCAAAAATTTATTGAAGAAAATATAAATAAAAGATCACAAATTCCAAATCTCAAGGAGGTTGAGGGATTTGCTACTAAGTCCTAA
- the rnpA gene encoding ribonuclease P protein component translates to MALPKNMRLKGHRTFNYIHKNSTKYHGKLMTFKVARSNPDILLSHNFKNTSNNLRVAIAISKKVSKKAVDRNKIRRILQEWLLTNIQKINNHKPYWLLVNLRFGDFYNDKNKLLEEFQNLMFKSRLIK, encoded by the coding sequence ATGGCCTTACCAAAAAATATGCGTTTAAAAGGTCATAGGACTTTTAATTATATTCATAAAAACTCCACTAAATATCATGGAAAATTAATGACTTTTAAAGTGGCAAGATCAAATCCAGATATTCTTTTATCACATAATTTCAAAAATACTTCGAACAATTTAAGAGTTGCAATTGCTATTAGTAAGAAAGTTTCAAAAAAGGCTGTAGATAGAAATAAAATCAGAAGAATTCTGCAGGAGTGGTTATTAACAAACATTCAAAAAATTAATAACCACAAACCTTATTGGTTACTTGTTAACCTAAGATTTGGAGATTTCTACAATGATAAAAATAAACTTTTGGAGGAATTTCAAAATTTAATGTTCAAATCTCGTCTAATCAAATGA
- the rpmH gene encoding 50S ribosomal protein L34 encodes MTKRTFGGTSRKRKRVSGFRVRMRSHTGRRVIKSRRQKGRERIAV; translated from the coding sequence ATGACTAAAAGAACTTTTGGCGGTACATCAAGAAAAAGAAAACGTGTATCTGGTTTCAGAGTAAGAATGCGCTCTCATACTGGTAGAAGAGTTATTAAAAGCAGAAGACAAAAAGGTAGAGAAAGAATAGCAGTTTAA
- a CDS encoding DUF2808 domain-containing protein, with amino-acid sequence MLKKTKKVTLKFINFRFFLIPLILFSTPLFSNIQNAKAGLEFQWDQNSNYRRLKWFQKEEKKRFRNTIYFFLRPSDRKNDLLKINLAIPETFKVTLNQEKITLCKVRIGGFEERTKCLEDIPADIEITTDESSLRKINIFPYQPIPSSKESYAIVFKRITNPKRSGLYQFHSYGQPKGQSVSSYLGSWTILID; translated from the coding sequence ATGTTAAAAAAAACAAAAAAGGTTACTTTAAAATTTATAAATTTTAGATTTTTTTTAATTCCTTTAATTTTATTTTCAACTCCATTATTTAGTAACATACAAAATGCTAAAGCGGGTTTAGAATTCCAATGGGATCAGAACTCTAATTACCGAAGATTAAAGTGGTTTCAAAAAGAAGAAAAAAAAAGATTTAGAAATACAATTTATTTTTTCTTAAGGCCAAGTGATAGAAAAAATGATCTTTTAAAAATTAATTTAGCCATTCCTGAAACTTTTAAAGTAACTCTTAATCAAGAAAAAATAACTCTTTGCAAGGTAAGAATAGGTGGGTTTGAAGAGCGAACAAAATGTCTAGAAGATATTCCAGCTGATATTGAAATTACGACTGATGAATCTTCCCTTCGTAAAATTAATATTTTCCCTTATCAACCAATCCCCTCAAGCAAAGAGAGTTATGCAATTGTTTTTAAAAGAATTACTAATCCAAAGAGATCTGGACTATATCAATTCCATTCATATGGACAACCTAAAGGGCAATCAGTTTCAAGTTATTTAGGAAGCTGGACTATTTTGATCGATTAA
- the aroH gene encoding chorismate mutase, protein MEEKMNNDYKITFIRGATTASGNSVNEIEDAVVELIDELISRNNLTKRNLLSITFTATKDLDACFPASIARRCNGLDSVAFLDCQQMFVSNDVNFCIRIMAQVLLHSNNPVNHPYLRGASKLRPDRC, encoded by the coding sequence ATGGAAGAAAAAATGAATAATGATTATAAAATTACATTTATTCGAGGGGCAACAACGGCATCTGGGAATTCTGTCAATGAAATAGAAGATGCAGTCGTAGAATTAATAGATGAATTAATTTCACGCAACAATCTCACTAAAAGAAACTTATTATCCATTACTTTCACAGCGACAAAAGATTTGGACGCATGCTTCCCTGCTTCAATTGCTAGAAGATGTAATGGACTTGATTCAGTAGCATTTTTAGACTGTCAACAAATGTTCGTGTCTAATGATGTAAATTTTTGTATAAGAATAATGGCACAAGTTTTATTACATTCAAATAATCCCGTAAATCATCCCTATTTAAGAGGGGCTTCAAAATTAAGACCTGATAGATGTTAA
- the sppA gene encoding signal peptide peptidase SppA yields the protein MIWPFRRKSKKRMARIVIDEPITSSTRVSILKALKQIEDREFPALIVRIDSPGGTVGDSQEIYSAIKRLKDKGCKVIASFGNISASGGVYIGVASDKIVANPGTITGSIGVIIRGNNLSELLDKVGIKFETVKSGVFKDILSPDKPLSEEGRTLLQGLIDESYKQFTEAVAEGRNLPVDEVKKFADGRIFTGSQAKDLGLVDEIGDEFVARELAAKMVNIDPKIHPLTFGKKKKKILGLIPGSKVVEKIINSLFFEIEASNKILWFYKP from the coding sequence ATGATTTGGCCTTTTAGACGAAAGTCGAAAAAAAGAATGGCTCGTATTGTAATTGATGAGCCAATTACAAGTTCAACAAGAGTTTCTATCCTTAAAGCTCTTAAACAAATTGAGGATAGAGAATTTCCCGCTTTAATTGTGAGAATTGATTCACCAGGAGGCACTGTTGGTGATAGCCAAGAAATATACTCTGCTATTAAAAGATTAAAAGATAAAGGATGTAAAGTCATTGCTAGTTTTGGGAACATATCAGCATCTGGGGGGGTTTACATTGGTGTTGCATCTGACAAAATAGTTGCGAATCCAGGCACAATTACAGGATCTATTGGAGTGATTATAAGAGGAAATAATCTTTCTGAATTATTAGATAAAGTTGGTATAAAATTTGAGACTGTTAAAAGCGGCGTATTCAAAGATATACTATCGCCAGATAAACCTTTAAGTGAGGAAGGAAGAACATTGCTTCAAGGCTTAATAGATGAAAGCTACAAACAATTTACTGAAGCTGTCGCTGAAGGAAGAAATTTACCAGTTGATGAAGTAAAAAAATTTGCCGATGGAAGAATTTTTACTGGATCGCAAGCAAAAGATTTAGGTCTCGTTGATGAGATTGGAGATGAATTTGTTGCGAGGGAACTTGCTGCAAAAATGGTAAATATAGATCCTAAAATTCACCCCCTCACATTCGGGAAGAAAAAAAAGAAAATACTTGGACTAATTCCTGGTAGTAAAGTGGTTGAAAAAATTATTAATAGTCTCTTTTTCGAGATTGAGGCATCTAATAAAATCCTTTGGTTTTATAAGCCATAG
- a CDS encoding DMT family transporter produces MNSILNWFLMILPFALWGTSMAAMTPLVSSAGPEFVASLRLLPAGVLVLITTYLFKRDLKIYRCDLKWFFVFTIVDATFFQLFLTYGIEKTGAGLGSVLIDSQPLLVAILARSIFGNLINPIGWLGLLFGLGGIVFLGVPQEILGNWWLMSDIAISDVAFNFGELWMLAASLAMALGTILIRFTCTKSDPVAVTGWHMVLGSVPLIIRHCLKSNFQIIPDWSIFDWGLMSFASVFGGAVAYGLFFYFANNKEITGFSTLAFLTPVFALLSGGIWLDERLTIIQWIGVAFVLISVFFVSQRRSLWENKFSDTTI; encoded by the coding sequence ATGAATTCAATCTTAAATTGGTTTTTAATGATACTCCCATTTGCACTTTGGGGTACCTCAATGGCGGCTATGACTCCATTAGTATCTAGTGCTGGGCCAGAGTTTGTGGCTTCCTTAAGATTACTTCCTGCAGGAGTTCTTGTGCTAATAACAACATATTTGTTTAAAAGAGATTTGAAAATTTATAGATGCGATTTGAAGTGGTTCTTTGTTTTTACGATTGTAGACGCAACTTTTTTCCAATTGTTTTTAACTTATGGTATAGAAAAAACTGGAGCAGGTCTAGGTTCTGTATTGATAGATTCTCAGCCTCTTTTGGTAGCAATTTTAGCAAGATCGATATTCGGAAATTTAATTAATCCAATAGGATGGTTAGGCTTACTTTTTGGCTTGGGAGGAATAGTATTCTTAGGTGTTCCGCAAGAAATATTGGGCAATTGGTGGTTAATGTCAGATATAGCTATTAGTGATGTAGCTTTTAACTTTGGAGAACTTTGGATGCTTGCAGCTTCTCTCGCTATGGCATTAGGGACCATTTTAATAAGATTCACGTGTACTAAAAGTGATCCAGTTGCAGTTACGGGATGGCATATGGTTTTAGGGAGTGTGCCATTAATTATTAGACATTGCTTAAAATCAAATTTTCAAATAATACCGGACTGGTCAATATTTGATTGGGGCCTCATGTCATTCGCAAGTGTCTTCGGAGGAGCAGTAGCTTATGGATTGTTTTTCTACTTTGCTAATAATAAGGAAATAACTGGATTTAGTACTCTTGCATTTTTAACTCCTGTATTTGCTCTACTTAGTGGAGGTATTTGGTTAGATGAAAGACTTACAATAATTCAATGGATAGGAGTAGCGTTTGTTCTTATCTCTGTATTTTTTGTTAGCCAGAGAAGGTCACTATGGGAAAATAAATTCTCTGATACTACTATCTAA
- a CDS encoding glycosyltransferase family 4 protein: protein MRIVLISTPIGFLGSGKGGGVELTLNSLVSGLVSLGHYIDVIAPKDSKLNENNAKIRLHLVEGEDQISWQHQNYNSPIIIPDNSLLAGMLEKALEIAKQADILLNLSYDWLPIWMTLNLETPIAHIISMGSESSVITNLISKVYAKYPHNFAFHSKTQVNDYSFIKRPTIIGNGFNLGNYIFQDSTEGPLAWVGRVAPEKGLEDAVYVANELGEKLNVWGFMEDESYALKIEQSFPQRTINWMGFLATEKLQKELGKCRALLNTPKWNEAYGNVVVEALACGVPVVAYKRGGPSEIIMHGETGYLVEPDDKKALISYLEIISKIKRKNCRAWVEKNASTNIFAKKVVNWLNEVINEYKKN from the coding sequence ATGCGAATAGTCTTAATTAGTACCCCAATTGGTTTTTTGGGCAGCGGTAAAGGTGGAGGAGTTGAATTAACTTTGAACTCCTTAGTGTCAGGTCTGGTTTCTTTGGGTCATTATATAGATGTGATAGCTCCAAAAGATTCTAAATTAAATGAAAATAATGCAAAAATAAGATTACACTTGGTTGAAGGTGAAGATCAAATTAGCTGGCAGCATCAAAATTATAATTCTCCAATTATTATCCCAGACAATTCACTCCTAGCAGGAATGCTTGAAAAGGCATTAGAAATAGCAAAACAAGCAGATATCTTGTTGAACTTGTCTTATGATTGGTTGCCAATTTGGATGACTTTAAATTTAGAAACCCCCATTGCACATATTATTAGCATGGGTTCTGAAAGTTCAGTAATTACCAATTTAATCTCCAAGGTATATGCTAAGTATCCACATAATTTTGCTTTTCATTCAAAAACTCAAGTAAATGATTATTCATTCATAAAAAGGCCAACAATTATTGGTAATGGTTTTAATTTAGGTAATTATATTTTTCAAGATTCAACAGAAGGACCTTTGGCATGGGTTGGTAGAGTTGCACCCGAAAAAGGTTTAGAGGATGCAGTTTATGTGGCAAATGAACTTGGCGAAAAACTAAATGTTTGGGGTTTTATGGAAGATGAGAGTTATGCTTTAAAGATAGAACAATCTTTTCCCCAAAGAACTATAAATTGGATGGGTTTTTTAGCAACTGAAAAATTACAAAAAGAACTTGGTAAATGTAGAGCGTTGTTAAATACTCCGAAATGGAATGAGGCATATGGAAATGTTGTTGTTGAAGCTTTGGCTTGTGGAGTTCCTGTTGTGGCCTATAAAAGAGGAGGACCAAGTGAAATAATTATGCATGGGGAAACAGGATATCTTGTAGAGCCTGATGATAAAAAAGCTCTAATTTCTTATTTGGAGATTATTTCAAAAATAAAACGTAAAAATTGTAGAGCTTGGGTAGAAAAAAATGCCTCTACAAATATATTTGCTAAGAAGGTTGTGAACTGGCTTAATGAGGTAATAAACGAATATAAGAAAAATTGA